A genomic stretch from Thermodesulfobacteriota bacterium includes:
- a CDS encoding protein-L-isoaspartate(D-aspartate) O-methyltransferase, with amino-acid sequence MEELLFYVPALLVLLSAAVTDGADDYAEMRWRMVEDQIIARGIRYPAVINAMLKIPRHEFVPPGSRESAYGDSPVPIGKGQTISQPYIVALMSEILKPAPGQKILEVGTGSGYQTAILAETGADVYTIEIIPELAERTRSLLEKLGYTDIHFRVGDGYAGWGENAPYDGIIVTAAPGDVPEALVSRLGEGGRMVIPVGGENQELLLIEKSGKGVSYRKVTSVRFVPMTGEPGPEKA; translated from the coding sequence ATGGAAGAGCTCCTTTTCTACGTGCCGGCCCTCCTGGTCCTCCTTTCCGCCGCGGTCACGGACGGCGCGGACGACTACGCCGAAATGCGCTGGAGGATGGTCGAGGACCAGATCATCGCACGCGGCATAAGGTATCCCGCCGTCATAAACGCCATGCTTAAGATACCGAGGCACGAGTTCGTCCCGCCCGGGTCGAGGGAGTCCGCCTACGGCGACAGCCCCGTTCCGATAGGCAAGGGACAGACGATATCCCAGCCCTACATAGTCGCCCTCATGTCAGAGATACTGAAGCCGGCCCCGGGGCAAAAGATACTCGAGGTAGGCACCGGCTCCGGGTACCAGACGGCCATACTCGCCGAAACGGGGGCCGATGTATACACGATAGAAATCATCCCCGAGCTCGCCGAGAGGACGCGCAGTCTCCTCGAAAAACTGGGTTATACGGACATTCACTTCAGGGTCGGCGACGGCTATGCCGGGTGGGGGGAAAACGCGCCCTACGACGGCATCATAGTAACGGCTGCTCCGGGCGACGTGCCCGAGGCCCTCGTCTCCCGGCTCGGGGAAGGCGGCAGGATGGTCATCCCCGTGGGCGGGGAAAACCAGGAGCTTCTGCTTATAGAAAAATCCGGGAAGGGCGTCTCTTACAGGAAGGTCACTTCCGTCCGGTTCGTCCCCATGACGGGCGAGCCCGGGCCTGAAAAGGCCTAG
- the meaB gene encoding methylmalonyl Co-A mutase-associated GTPase MeaB, with product MPLSQHENELIDKMLSGDRVALARLITLAESRHRSLPAVLKRLDNLSERSYIIGVTGPPGAGKSTLTNRLIAHYRSLGKTVGVLAVDPSSPFSGGAILGDRIRMHDHSMDDGVFIRSISTRGTHGGISRASREIIKLFSAFGLDYVIVETVGVGQSELDVIRIADTVLVVLVPEAGDGVQTMKAGLMEIADIFVVNKCDREGANLITAEIRQIVSLKSPGKEWKQPVLMTSAAKGEGIDKLAAEVERHREFQEKTGRLGLKRETRREEEFSEIVKEAVEAAVSEKLTGNEVKKIYDRVKRGELDPYEGAKLVLSKII from the coding sequence ATGCCATTATCCCAACACGAAAACGAGCTCATTGACAAGATGCTGTCCGGCGACAGGGTAGCCCTCGCGCGTCTCATAACGCTCGCCGAAAGCCGTCACCGCTCTCTCCCGGCTGTGCTCAAGCGTCTCGACAATCTTTCGGAGAGGTCCTACATAATCGGCGTCACGGGCCCGCCCGGTGCGGGGAAAAGCACACTCACGAACAGGCTCATCGCGCACTACAGGTCCCTCGGTAAAACGGTCGGCGTCCTCGCCGTCGATCCGTCGAGCCCGTTTTCGGGCGGGGCCATACTCGGCGACAGGATTCGCATGCACGACCACTCCATGGACGACGGCGTCTTCATAAGGAGCATCAGCACGAGGGGCACCCACGGCGGAATATCCCGGGCTTCGAGGGAGATAATAAAGCTCTTCTCCGCGTTCGGGCTCGACTACGTCATAGTCGAAACGGTCGGCGTCGGCCAGAGCGAGCTCGACGTGATACGCATAGCCGACACGGTCCTCGTCGTCCTCGTCCCCGAGGCCGGCGACGGCGTCCAGACGATGAAGGCGGGGCTCATGGAGATAGCCGACATATTCGTCGTCAACAAGTGCGACAGGGAAGGGGCGAATCTCATCACGGCCGAGATAAGGCAGATCGTCTCCCTGAAGTCCCCCGGCAAGGAATGGAAGCAGCCCGTCCTCATGACGAGCGCGGCAAAAGGGGAGGGGATAGACAAGCTCGCCGCCGAGGTCGAAAGGCACAGGGAATTTCAGGAAAAGACAGGACGCCTCGGGCTCAAGCGCGAAACGCGCAGGGAAGAGGAATTCTCCGAGATAGTAAAGGAAGCGGTCGAAGCGGCCGTCTCCGAAAAGCTCACCGGGAATGAAGTCAAAAAGATTTACGACAGGGTGAAAAGGGGCGAGCTCGACCCATACGAAGGCGCGAAGCTCGTTTTATCGAAAATCATCTAG
- a CDS encoding EVE domain-containing protein, whose translation MSYWLVKSEPSAYSWDDLVRDGRTDWTGVRNYQARNNLKSMKKGDLLLYYHSNVGLAIVGIAKVIREAYQDPTTGDDRWVAVDIEPVKPLKNPVALADIKKEKGLGNIALVKQGRLSVVPVTKDEYDTILKMSAG comes from the coding sequence ATGAGCTACTGGCTTGTTAAGTCCGAGCCCTCGGCATATTCCTGGGACGACCTCGTCCGCGACGGCCGTACGGACTGGACCGGCGTCAGGAACTACCAGGCGAGGAACAACCTCAAATCCATGAAGAAGGGCGACCTCCTTCTCTACTATCACAGTAACGTCGGCCTCGCGATAGTCGGGATCGCGAAGGTGATCAGGGAGGCTTATCAGGACCCGACCACGGGAGACGACAGGTGGGTCGCCGTAGACATCGAGCCGGTAAAACCCCTCAAAAATCCCGTCGCGCTCGCCGACATTAAAAAGGAAAAAGGCCTCGGGAATATCGCCCTCGTAAAGCAGGGCCGCCTTTCGGTCGTGCCCGTCACGAAAGACGAATACGACACCATACTCAAAATGAGCGCCGGATAG
- the hisA gene encoding 1-(5-phosphoribosyl)-5-[(5-phosphoribosylamino)methylideneamino]imidazole-4-carboxamide isomerase, producing the protein MLIIPAIDLKDGKCVRLYKGEEGTETVFSERPGEVAAKWEAAGAKWIHVVDLDGAFKGEPGNLAAVKDIRASVKCSIQVGGGIRNIETVREYAGLGIDRVIIGTAAFNDADFLKQACEEFPGRIAVGLDTKNGKIAVKGWKEVIDTDTKEALRDLHEAGVSIILNTNIDRDGTMEGINVNAAREFIEMSPLPVIASGGIATMADLEKLDSLGLGGLYGAILGKSLYTGSIDLKEAVSRYS; encoded by the coding sequence ATGCTGATAATACCTGCCATAGATCTTAAAGACGGAAAGTGCGTGAGGCTGTACAAGGGCGAGGAAGGGACGGAGACCGTCTTTTCCGAGAGGCCCGGGGAAGTGGCCGCGAAGTGGGAGGCGGCCGGAGCGAAGTGGATTCACGTAGTAGACCTCGACGGGGCCTTTAAGGGCGAGCCGGGGAATCTTGCGGCAGTGAAGGATATAAGGGCCTCAGTCAAGTGCAGCATACAGGTTGGCGGCGGGATAAGGAACATCGAGACCGTGAGGGAGTACGCCGGCCTCGGCATCGACAGGGTGATAATCGGCACCGCCGCCTTTAACGACGCAGACTTTCTCAAACAGGCGTGCGAAGAGTTCCCCGGCAGGATAGCCGTCGGCCTCGATACGAAGAACGGGAAGATCGCCGTAAAGGGCTGGAAGGAAGTGATAGACACGGATACGAAAGAAGCGCTCCGGGACCTCCACGAGGCCGGGGTGTCGATAATACTCAACACGAATATAGACAGGGACGGCACGATGGAAGGGATAAACGTGAACGCCGCCCGCGAGTTTATAGAGATGTCGCCGCTGCCAGTAATAGCGTCGGGCGGAATCGCGACCATGGCCGACCTCGAAAAGCTCGACTCGCTCGGGCTCGGTGGGCTTTACGGCGCGATACTCGGGAAGTCGCTCTACACAGGATCGATAGACCTCAAAGAAGCCGTATCAAGGTACTCGTAA
- the hisF gene encoding imidazole glycerol phosphate synthase subunit HisF has product MLSKRIIPCLDVKDGRVVKGVNFLNLRDAGDPVEIAKKYSDEGADEICFLDITASHEERNTMIDVVRRTAGEVFVPLTVGGGVRTLEDVRELLLAGADKVSINTAAVKDPDFVRAAAEKFGSQCIVVAIDARESSPGRWEVYTHGGRNPTGIDAVEWARKMEENGAGEILLTSMDRDGTKSGYDLALTRAVSRAVSIPVIASGGAGTLEHLTEGVREGEADAVLVASIFHYGEHTIREAKEHMNGRGVSVRL; this is encoded by the coding sequence ATGCTATCCAAGAGAATAATACCCTGCCTCGACGTCAAGGACGGAAGGGTCGTGAAGGGCGTCAATTTCCTTAACCTGAGGGACGCCGGGGACCCCGTCGAGATCGCGAAGAAATACAGCGACGAGGGGGCGGACGAAATATGCTTCCTCGACATCACCGCCTCGCACGAAGAGAGGAACACGATGATAGACGTCGTCCGGCGGACTGCCGGGGAGGTGTTCGTGCCTCTCACGGTCGGCGGGGGCGTAAGGACCCTCGAGGACGTGAGGGAGCTCCTCCTGGCGGGGGCGGACAAGGTTTCCATAAACACCGCCGCCGTGAAGGATCCGGATTTCGTCAGGGCGGCCGCGGAGAAGTTCGGCAGTCAGTGCATCGTCGTCGCTATAGACGCGAGGGAGTCCTCGCCCGGGAGGTGGGAGGTGTACACCCACGGCGGGAGGAACCCCACCGGGATAGACGCCGTCGAGTGGGCGAGGAAGATGGAGGAGAACGGCGCGGGGGAGATACTACTTACCAGCATGGACAGGGACGGGACGAAGTCGGGGTATGACCTCGCGCTTACGAGGGCCGTCTCGCGAGCCGTTTCGATACCGGTGATCGCATCCGGAGGCGCCGGAACCCTTGAGCATCTTACGGAGGGGGTCAGGGAAGGAGAGGCGGACGCCGTGCTCGTGGCGTCGATATTCCATTACGGCGAGCACACGATAAGGGAAGCGAAAGAGCACATGAACGGAAGGGGCGTCAGCGTAAGGCTCTGA
- a CDS encoding deoxyguanosinetriphosphate triphosphohydrolase produces MNIREHTEEIERKILSPYAALSAESKGRRRPEEPCSIRTDFQRDRDRIIHSKSFRRMKHKTQVFLAPTDDHYRTRLTHVIEVSQIARTISRALRLNEDLTEAIALGHDLGHTPFGHAGEAALNELFPGGFKHVIHSLRVVDVLERGGKGLNLTHEVRDGIAKHSKGMGAVDNPAYRPETLEGQVVRISDLVAYANHDLDDAIRARIITIDDVPERCINALGRTSSERINRMVTDIITETIRNDGEKVAASDEVAGAMVDLRGYLFNTVYMNEKIKNNFLKATKVIRELYEYFCENEEEFRKYGGNPPREGETHERAVCDFIAGMTDSYAISVYETIFLPRRWQGDLSTL; encoded by the coding sequence TTGAACATAAGAGAGCACACGGAAGAGATAGAGAGAAAGATACTTTCGCCGTACGCCGCGCTGAGCGCCGAATCGAAGGGGAGGCGGAGGCCCGAGGAGCCCTGCTCCATACGGACGGATTTTCAGAGGGACAGGGACAGGATAATACACTCGAAGTCCTTCAGGCGGATGAAGCACAAGACCCAGGTATTCCTCGCGCCGACGGACGACCATTACAGGACGAGGCTCACGCACGTTATAGAGGTGTCGCAGATAGCGAGGACTATTTCGAGGGCACTCAGGCTCAACGAAGACCTCACCGAAGCGATAGCCCTCGGACACGACCTCGGGCATACGCCCTTCGGGCACGCGGGCGAGGCTGCACTCAACGAACTCTTTCCCGGCGGTTTCAAGCACGTCATACACAGCCTCAGGGTCGTGGACGTTCTCGAAAGGGGCGGGAAGGGGCTAAACCTGACGCACGAGGTGAGGGACGGGATAGCCAAGCATTCGAAGGGCATGGGGGCGGTGGACAACCCCGCGTACAGGCCCGAGACCCTCGAAGGGCAGGTCGTCAGGATCTCGGACCTCGTGGCATACGCCAACCACGACCTCGACGACGCCATACGCGCTCGCATAATAACGATAGACGACGTGCCGGAGAGGTGCATCAACGCACTCGGCAGGACGAGCTCCGAAAGGATCAACAGGATGGTTACGGACATAATAACGGAGACTATAAGGAACGACGGCGAGAAGGTGGCCGCGAGCGACGAGGTCGCCGGGGCGATGGTCGATCTCAGGGGTTATCTCTTCAACACCGTATACATGAACGAGAAGATCAAGAACAATTTCCTCAAGGCGACAAAGGTCATAAGGGAATTATACGAATACTTCTGCGAGAACGAGGAGGAATTCAGGAAGTACGGCGGGAACCCCCCGAGAGAGGGCGAGACGCACGAGCGGGCCGTTTGCGATTTTATCGCGGGAATGACGGATTCGTACGCGATTTCGGTTTACGAGACGATCTTCCTGCCGCGAAGATGGCAGGGAGACCTGAGCACGCTGTAG
- a CDS encoding menaquinone biosynthesis protein, translating to MSAKKTVIKLGSVSFLNAKPITYAIENGLVEHDFSIVQTPPSELSGMLSRKEIDLGLIPVAEFLKRGTYSAVPGISISSYGKVDSVVLLAKEKLKNVRTVAVDLRSQSSTALLRVILEVFHGLKPSYTPRDATKEGFLDGVDAGMIIGDLGLEMMYAPPAGYSVYDLGEIWTAETGLPFVFAVFAVNRGVSLGRNVDALAESMAYGRAHAAGIARIEAARLGMDEATCVTYLTERIQYDLGPREREGIVKYSELLSGLGISEKIPGVEIYAEEKN from the coding sequence ATGAGCGCAAAAAAGACCGTAATAAAGTTGGGCTCCGTATCCTTCCTTAACGCAAAACCCATTACTTACGCGATAGAGAACGGCCTCGTCGAGCACGACTTCAGCATAGTACAGACGCCGCCCTCGGAGCTTTCGGGCATGCTGTCACGAAAAGAGATCGACCTCGGCCTGATCCCGGTCGCGGAGTTTTTAAAGAGAGGCACGTACAGCGCGGTGCCCGGTATATCTATATCGTCGTACGGGAAGGTGGATAGCGTCGTACTCCTCGCGAAGGAGAAGCTTAAAAATGTCAGGACTGTTGCCGTCGATCTGAGGTCGCAGAGCTCGACCGCGCTCCTCCGAGTGATCCTCGAAGTGTTTCACGGACTAAAGCCTTCCTACACGCCGAGGGACGCGACGAAGGAAGGATTCCTGGACGGTGTAGACGCCGGGATGATAATCGGGGACCTCGGGCTAGAGATGATGTACGCGCCGCCCGCGGGGTATAGCGTTTACGACCTCGGGGAGATATGGACGGCCGAGACGGGGCTCCCGTTCGTGTTCGCTGTCTTTGCCGTTAACAGGGGCGTTTCGCTCGGGAGGAACGTGGACGCGCTTGCGGAATCGATGGCGTACGGCCGGGCGCACGCGGCCGGGATAGCGCGCATCGAAGCGGCCAGGCTCGGCATGGACGAGGCGACGTGCGTGACATACCTTACGGAAAGGATACAATATGACCTCGGCCCGAGGGAGCGGGAGGGCATCGTGAAATACAGCGAGCTCCTGTCGGGGCTCGGGATTTCGGAGAAGATTCCGGGCGTCGAGATTTACGCCGAAGAGAAAAACTAG